The following is a genomic window from Euwallacea similis isolate ESF13 chromosome 4, ESF131.1, whole genome shotgun sequence.
CCCACTTATTCTCATACAGAGAAATATGTATGAATGAAGAAATCGTCATGAAGATTGCATAACACTTTAATTCGTATTATTATgcttattattgaaatattctaTCTAGTCATGTCTATTTATTGCACATTGCCCCAAACAGggattttatattaatttttcaaaatgctgACCATACCAGTTCGTTACCagctaaaattaaatgttcttcTTGTGAAACGGTAAGTTTTAAGTCCTGCGAGCAAGAACTAACCGGAGCGTGtcttttaagtattttttgcacTCAGTGCAGGATGAGGAGCATCCCAGTCTTACTACGACTTAATGTTAGACATTACTGCTACTCTGACTCGTCTtccatatatttatttacggTAATTCTGCATGATACTATTACATGCTACCAGGTACGTGACGTTAAAAGTAACCTGTCGGGGACATTATATTAAGGGGCATAATATGCGTTCAGGAGTTGTTATATACACTATATCAGTACTTTAGTATTCGGCCTAATTTAAGGACTAGTCACTAGGTATTAATCGAttctaatataaaattataatttacttaaatCGGCAGCAAAAATACGGTGCGTACTACTATGACGTATATCAGGTAAATAATGTTGTTAGTTCGCATAATATGTAGGTAGTTGTATAATCAGAAGGTTCGGCGTATTATTAATAAGAATATACATTATCATCATATCACCTTTAATCGAAAAGCTTTGTTACTTGTTTTGTTTAGCATATTACAAAAGAGGAGAGTAAGTAGTATTTCCTATAAAGGGTTCTGATTTGTTATGGAATATATCAAGATTCTTCGGGATAAAGCGATTTTACAAAGTCGAAACTGACacttgtgtaatttttttgagttaccctatacaattttaaataatttgaaaatgcaCAAAACGAAAACTACATCTGGGAGTCCCAGCGACTTTActaaaacttctttattttgaaGACTTGATATACTCTATAATGAATTACAATCTTGTATGTATAGATTATAGTATCAATATCAAAATAGCATACCTTGATATCAAAGAACCAATTAATTCCCTTTCCTTATGCATCTTCATATCTTTTTGGACCAAATAATCCCTAATATACAAGATGTTGCAAATGTTGTCCAGAGTATTTTAGGGcaaattctacataaaaaatgcGATAACGAAATTTCTATAATCACAGATCCGAAAGTGTGTTGTTACTAAAATACAGGTTGTTACAGTTAGAACATAGTTCTCAATGTTTGCTTTATAGCTCTtagaatttgtaaatttaactTTGGGATGAGCATCACTCTTAAAAATATACACTTACATATATGACATCTCAGCTGCAATTGACCGTATACAAGGTGAAGGATATATTATGCCCAAAAGGGATTATCATTGTATAAATTTTCAGCTCCAACTGAGACAGCGTATCGTGTGTATCTTTAAGAGTGGCACTCACCTCAAATTTCGATTTAGAAACTGATAAGTTGTAAAGCAAAGATTTTACACTCTGAACTTTAGTAATGAACTACTTCCGGATcctttttatggaaaaatttttacctatttttgGAAATAGAGTCTGCTCTAGAATTCTCTGTACCATATCTTACAACCCCCTggatttttacagtttttataaCAATTGTATTAAAACGAgttagtttattttctctatGAACCTCGtataaatttttctacttAGATTTAACTCTCTATCTGAATAAATACAGTGTGAGATACCATCTCACATATCACGTCTCAATCAACCAGCACGGAGTTACCACTgaactttaatattattatacatttttttaagttgggCCTGTTAGGTTAGCTGCATTGTGCGTTCTTACATTGTAGGATCTCCCATCGTCATCGAGATATTTTTACGATTTACTTATCACAGAAAAAGTCGAATATTGACATTTTGGTGAAACCAAACTGGTAATATTCCCATAGAGAATTATACTCGTCTTGCTCACTGATGATAAAGAAGCCCACAGAGCAAGATAATTTcgacctttttttaatttttgtacaaaTCATACCGTTGTGACTCATCCGGTTTATTACCGCGTTTGTAGGTTTCCAGCAATCGCAATATGGTCTAAATTTATGAAAGACGATTCATACGTCTCAATTATGAGACTTTGAATTCAAGATGGAACGATCTACACAAATCATATTCCACACTGTAATTGTACTGTATGCATTTGTTGCTGTAAGTGTAAGATAACTAATTGTAAGTATAATTTATGTAGGTAGGTACGTATAAATGATAGcgaattgttttatattatttttaatttactattttttcaaagtttaacAGCGATTATTATGTACAAAATTGTCTACTTTGACTGACTAACTCTAGATTAGCCGTCgaattgttaaagttttacaCATAATATGTTATATATACGATATACTGTAGAttgaaagcaaacaaaaataaatgggttgttttatttcaaatatgtgttgtatatgttaatttttatgtgaCTCATAAGAGATGTGAAGAAAGTAAATATCCTTCGTATATTCACATGATTTGGCTTCGTTGTAATTACGGAACTAGGGCAGActgaggaaaaattttaaaatgagtaACAGGTTCATATTGTATACCACAATGGTAATATATCTAAATCTGGCAAAGATGTCTGGTTCCATGCAAAAAACTACTTGGGAACCGTGGAAATTGTGAAATTCAAATTGGTGCTTAACTAAAGTTGTATCTTTCAAGaattattacattaaatataatgaaattgagatatatatttttcaatcttGGCTCGAATTTTAATTCACGAACGCATAGGTCCGGCCAGATATGTTTCCCGCTTTTTGGAGTCATGGTGACAATTGAAGTTGATAACTCAAAGGTGACAGGCGGCCAAACCGCTCTTTAATCCAACGTTGCCACTTCACAAGTTGTTAAAATATAGATAGCTTGGCCCGATCTCAGTCGATCCCCGATTGCGATTGTGCAGTGTTGTCATGCATTCTAATTTTATCCaccattataattttaattttgtgtgtTGAATCTTTGACTCGAGGCCGAGGCAAAGCTATCAATGGTTTAATTTCGGCTATTTGAGTATTACGATATTTACTTTAAGTTTTAGTCAGCGCTCTCTGTCTGGAAATGTATGTTTGCGTAATATGCAGTTTTTTGTTAAACATAAAAAGCATCACTTTTCGGCAAATGTCGGATATCCAGCAGGTCCTGGAAACCCGCATGACAAGTTTTATTTGTCACCTCTTCCTTATTCAGCGTGAcacatttttctaaaggaaattatttcaataattttttttttgagaaaatcctATAAGTGACTATCCAAAGCAAAAGAAACCGGAAGCCTGTTGGAAAATTTGCGGTAAACTTCAAATTGCCCGCCTTTTGTAGTATCGATCGGTCGGTTGGTTTCGCAACGTCGCACGTTCATTCCGTTTTCGTTTCTTTTAAGATCGAGACGTCCATTAAATTCTTTGTGGCTCTTGTGAGGTGCTTTTTATAAAACAGTAAAAACGTAAGTATTTAACTctgaatttgttttaaatgtaGATTCGACGAAGAGATAAGCTGCTTAAGAACATTTTGCTtgtcataaaaattgtaaatcaGACCCTTTTACTATAGAAATCTGAGTCGGAAGTTTTTACTAATGGTGGACATCCTCGATGAAAAGCCAACCATGAGGACAATtcgattttttcataaaaaagtaatgTTGCTTCTGTTCGAATACTCCCTTCTCTTTGCCATTGAAAAGATGTTAAgtgtaattttagaaataacatAAAGCTCTTGTCGGAATCGAGTCCAAACCccagaaaaaaattcgaaattttgatgttaaaaatatgCTACTCCTTGTGTGTCGTTGACCCGCTTTGTGTCCTTTGTCCCGTTACGTTATCTGCGAAAAATTAACGACATTTCTTTTTCGGAGGAATCGCACAATGGGTTTTCCTTCAAAATGGCTCTCTTATGCCATATTTTCTATTGtatttttcgattaaataGGTGACCTTGCAACGTGCGCTTTCGTTTTGAAATGGGGACAAGCGATTAATACGATTTCGTTTCACAAAATccgttttttctttatctacTTTGCAGGAATTTATGTTGGAGCCCTCCCTGTTCTTTGCAAGTACTCTTGTAGATCTAGAAGTAAATCCTTTTTCGACATTCTTGAGGTATGATTGAGTTTCAGGACCTAGAGTGTGTCTCTTTCCCCTGCTCAAATAGAAGTTGTGGGTCACTGTAACACCAAGTGTATCAGAATTTttcatgcatttttaaaagtttattaaaaggTCTGAtgctttatttataataattataataataataatatttattgtgcatatacatatgtgtGTATATAGAGTGGTAGTCATTGAAATAGCCAGAATAATGAAATACATCATTTggtaaataaagttttaatgcTGCATTTCATTTGTGAAATAACTCTATATTATAAGTATATAATAAAGAAGGAAAGTATTAATAAcatgacttaaaaaaattgaattaacataacaattaacaaataactacaaaaaagaaacattaataGTTGGCCACAAAAGTAGAGTCAATGGATATGAAGTCATAATATAATACTATTAGACAatgagaaaattatgaaataatacacttttaattttaatacttagTTTTTTGGCATTTGTGTTTTATGACTTTGGCTCACCTTCTGGACATAGACTTTACAGTtcttttacataattttaatggtATTGCTTCCCTTTCTGCTTTAATAACTTGTCAAAGTTCTTGCTTGTTTTCAGTTATATATTTACCAACTGCTTTCTTGAGGTAGATCCATAAGCTAATAATGGGATTGAGGTTTAGTcacaacaataaattaattttaatgacatTAAGAATAGTTTTGCTTTTTTGAGGTCTGTGCTTAGGATCATTGTCCTGTTGGTACTTCCATACTAGTGGCATACAAACCTTTTCAAAAACCACCATGATGTCTTGACGAATGTGAACATACTCATTTTAGTTCATGTTTTCCTTTCCAATAAATTGATCCTACACCATACCATGAAAAAATTCTtccataattttatataacttCCTTCATGTTTAACAGTTTTAATGGTGTGTTTGTGTAATAATTCCTGGTTGGGTAGTCTTCGAAGATATCTCCTACCTTCAGGACctactaaatttatttttggtactTCACTCTATATACATGAATATTGCTTCATTTTTTGATTCTCTGTTCCCCATTGCAATTTAAATGGTCTTGGGTAAAGTTTAAAACGGTGTTTTATATTGAATGAAAACAAAGGAACTTTTCTGATTGTTCTACCGTGTAAGTTATTTTCTTGAAGTCTTCTCCAGATTATTCTTGAACTTATTTCTAAGctcactttaattttaatttcggcAAACGATTtaaatgaatgattttttgaaatacgGGCAACCTGCCCATCAGTATAaggtattgttttttttcttgctcCCCGGTTCTCGCAGGCCGGTTGTATTTTTAGTgcattttaaatcattttttttaacgaccAACGATTATTGTAATTTCCCTTTGAGattttgcaatattaaaattgtcatTCTTTCAGTCGCCGTAATGTGGATGTCACGGTCCATTTATACCAAAATGATGTTTAGTACTTCACCAAAGAAACAAATCGCGCtgataaaattacaaacatggaaaaataacatttatttttttcaacaacttacattttttattgtgcttAATTATGACCTTTTTTTTGCTCATGTCTTAAACAGTTTTCATTAAACATGCGTATAAATTATCTGGAGGCGtagtaaaatgtttttataaagACAACGTTGAATTTTAACAAACGTATCAACTGGCTCCATTTCAATGGCCACCATTCTGTAAATAAATACACAAGGGGTTTGCATACATTTGCAGAAGCTTTCATACTACTCGGTTTTCAAgcttgataaatttaaagatcATATAAGTTCTTAAGAGAGAACTATTGTTAAGGTACACTTTCAAACTTCTCCTAAAGCAGttgacaatttgaaaataagcaTATCAATTTAGAACACTAATTGCCCTatgaagcattttttaaaatcagctCGAAGGATGCTGGGCAATATCATCAAACTGtacaaaatttctcaatttgaGACAATAGAAATTCATTCTAGTTTTAAGGTAACCTTGGAATGGAAGTttagttataaatattttctgtataataatggaaattttagtttgattcaaagatttaattttacaatttcattGTCTCTATATGCAGGGTtattttgcaagtttttgtttacaaaatttcaaaccaATTTGCCATCTTGGGAGAAAACCCATATAACAATGGTGTGTCGTCTGCGTACAGATGGATCTAGTAAAACTTGGTACACTGTagtgataaaattaattgcattCTTTAGATCTTTTTCTATTGCTTGACTGTGATTTGATTGGGCGCAACATTTGTAGTCGAATATAGGTAGATATATCAACATTGACTCTTTAACATTTCTGGAAATAAACTCGTTCTTCTTTGCTCATGTTTCACGCCTGTCGATAAATTAGCAAATCCTCAGAGGAAATAAGTACTTAGTATGGACAGTTTTAATTAGTAATGATCCAATTCAAATGAATATGATATATATTTCCTTTACAAAGTAGCTACGTTGTTGTAAGTTTGTTGTCATAATTTTACCATTCTGGAATGGATAATGGAAAGACTCTCCAGTTAATCAAGTATTACATCCTCATCTGAATTCGACATTGTAATAAACTAAGAAGAAACTATCAATGATTGTAAAATTTCACCTTGATTTATGTTCTTAAAATGCCAGCAACAAACAAACAAGTTAATGcgaattcattttttttgggaCGCGATCCCGGgtataaaaaatcttgtcgGTAAGACGGTACTGAAATCCGTACTACCAGCCTGTGTGGGATATCAGCCACAAAAAACCCTGTGTTTGCAAAGAATTCTGAGTGTTTTATCCCATTTTTGGTGTTTGACATTAGATAACAGAGTCAAATGCGATTATCGCTTTTTTATTCTGTCATCGCTCTAGGCTTTTTTCGTGCCTTTCTCGGGAGGTGAGTCGAAGTCGCCCCCGGATCTTTGGCCTGAGTCACCCCGCCGACAGAGGGTTCTTCCGCCCTCTTCTACGAATTCGTTCTTTTTATTCGCTCTAATTTAAATGCGCCTAACCAAATCATAGGTGGGGTTGCCACTTTTCGTGACTGGCGCTTCGtttgatagaaaaaaatgatgacAAACTTGAGAAAGATGTGTAATACataataacattttgtttcagaaatttttgtATGAGTCAAAAGGTAGAAAAACCAGTCCTATCGGGTCAACGCATCAAGACCAGAAAAAGAGGTAAGTCATACTACCATTTGAAAAGTTCCAATTAAAATTCGTAAACCATATCAGAGTtcccaaatatttttacagtAAATACCTGACACCATTCTCCTTGTGTGTACTTTTTGCATTACTAGACCAATTCATTTAATTCCTTTATGGCAACCTgttttttctcagaattttttCTATGCTGAAGTGTGATTCACACTACCAGTGATAAAGGAAGATAAAGCTATTGTAGCAATATTGCttcaatttattgttaatttttattatcttttcaAGCTTGAtgtgaattgaaatttgtttatagaAACTTGAATATTGAAGTTAAGAAAACCTATTAACACACTTCAATGCAACGGGCCGCCaaactattaaaaatgtgttttataagtttattctgttttcttttttacttttactgtATACCCAAAATAATCAGGTGTGGGATAAATTTCTGACAGAttctataaacaaaaaaattggatagTGGTTCTCCGTTTATGCTTCCCAATTTTCAGATGAAAAAGAGAGGTATGATCCAATTGGGTTTAGGGATGCAATAATCTCTGGACTTGATAAATGCGCTAACGATTTCGAAGCAATATCGCGATACTTGGACGGGGCAGGAAACAAACTCGATTATCGTCGCTATGGAGAGTGTCTCTTCGATATCCTCATTGCCGGTGGTATCCTGGGTGAGTATTTCTCCATTATTTAtctatacatatttaaagcGTACTCAATTTCCTCCATTTGTGTGTGGTTAGTATTTTTACATGCATTATCTCACATGGCTGAGAGGAAAACGGAACGAAGTAACCTGTTTTTACAGTTAAGTTTGCGTGCGCAAGATTTGTTCCAACGACATCGACATTGTtggtaattaatttattgctgTCAGCTTTGCGAGGTGATGACGTGTATCTGAAACCGGTATAGATTAAGGCGTGCTtgattcatttatttttatacttaaTCTGCGGTTGTTGGTTGTCACCTGTAAGTTCGTCActagaaatgaaaaatgtaataatcaATTCCTTGAGGTCAGATGATGGTATATATGTGTACTGGTAttattaatgcaaaattaaaatatttactttaatcacataggtaattttaatttatgcgTTTTAGAAACAGATCTCTCTCTTACCTGTTCAACTCATAGCGCCCTGAGTTATTTGCTTATTGTGTGTGACCCAAACGGTTAGAGGTTGTAAATTGTCTGTCTTCATAGGTTGTATATTTTCGATTCTTGTCGGTATTTAACTGTTAGTATACAacgtttattaaattactACACTTCATGGTTATTAGCCTCTAAGGTTTCAATTTATAACAaccttataaataaaatagcaaagtttaaattatagaaaaaaaataatagaacgAACGAAAATCAATCGATGTACATATTCAGCAATCCAACTATACATATTCAAGAACGTTgtcattgtacaacttttattattattttttagtacCGGGGGGTACTCTATCCCAGGAAGGCGATGGCCCACCAAAGACGGACGCCTGTATTTTTAACGCCTCGGACGAGATCAATATGGAAGAAATGAAGAACTGGGAACAGGTGTTTATAAAGCTTATGCGACGCTACAAATATcttgagaaaatttttcaagtaagTAGGTAGCGTTCCTACGTTTTAAGGCAAATACTATTACGTCATCGTTTTATTAGCATATAGTTAAAAGGGAGGGAGACTGATtgataagtttattttttccgTCTCAGTTTACTGAATTATTGAGGGGTAGCATTTATCATAATTACTTGTTGAAACGTCGTTGACATAGATTAAGTGTAACGTGAGTATTGCACACTTATGACccggtgtttttttttcaggatgAAATAAAGAAGATCTTGATGTTTGTAAAGTATTTCAAAGAGACTGATCGTAAAAAGCTGGCTGCTATGCTGGCTCTATGGATATCGAATGGGAGCGTTCCGTTCGCCGCGGTGCTCGTCCTCAACAATTCTCATCTCGTTAAGGATCATTTGGCCCTTGACTTCCTTATCAACATATTTAAGTATTGGCGCACGGAAAAGGGCGCCAACTCGCTCAGCTCGGCTGTCCGTAAGGCCAATTTGGAGCAACATTTTTCCACGTTCATACCAGACACAAAACAGTCACAGGTGAGTGGATACGGAATTTACAGCTTGCAAAAGAAAACCAACGAATCCAcagtttcattaaaagtttacacCTCTTTTAATCGGATCTATATCGTTGGGAAAACAATCGACAACAGTACTGGCGATTGTCGAAGTCCGTTTGACAATCGTTATCGATAATTGTgacattttacttttttcgttataattttgcatatttagGCAAATCACACGCAAGTACGAAATGGTTTGTTTGATGACAGCACTtaaattgtgatatttttaagACAGTTTGTCACGACGGATAAACTGATGTGTATGACAACTTCCGCTGTAGTACATGAAAGGAAACCACTACTAAagaaacaatgaaaataatatcttttgtcaaataaattgGATTCTTTTTAATTGCAACAAAGTTGGCTGTAACGCTACTTGAATCGATATTGATctaaagattaattttaagtaCATCTTTGATTGATGGAAGTACATAactgtaatatttttactCCATCATTTTTTTGATAGCTGTCAATAAATAACTTTGTATTTATGAGTAATGGAAAGCAATTTTATCATATCAAAGATgcgcaattttattttttttgcttttaggTATACTTCAGGAATGCTTTCCAAGACAATGGGCTCGATGAGATCCTCAAACTCTACGAGGATCAACACCAGCAAGCCGCCAAAAAAGAGCTGCAGACGTTGCTGGCTGACGCCCTTAGTGAGGGAAAACAATTACGCGAAGTGATCGCAGAAGTGAAGGAGATCGCACAACGTGATAACATTCAAGAACACGAGACGGTTTGCATCATCTGGTCGACCGTCATGGACATCTCCGAATGGTCGAAAAAGGAGGAACTGGTCACCGATCAAGCGGTGCGTCACCTCAAATTGTACACGACGCTGTTCTCTGCGTTCTCTCAGGGTGCTCGCGCCGAACTTTCACTGTTGCTCAAAGTGCAGGACTACTGCTACTCCAACATGACGTTCATGCGCGCTTTCCAGAAGATCATCATGTTATTTTACAAGACGGACGTCATCTCCGAACAGACGATACTAAAGTGGTACCGACAGGACTACAATGTCAAGGGGAAAATGATGTTTGTTGACCAGATGAAGCAGTTCGTCGAGTGGCTCCAGAACGCCGAGGAGGAAAGCGATTCCGAGGCTGAGAGCGATTAAATGTGAGCCAGATtcatttgttttctttttctctctTCCGTTTATGCCTTTAATAATCATATCAGGCACTGTAATACCTTTAAGCGTcagacttattttttatttttcagattttcgaTGCATAACGAGGCAGAAACCCAGTGCCACCGATACGACCTACTATACAGATTCGACGAAGACACAGAAGAACggtaacattttttccaatgtaTATACTATCCTTCTACCATTTCtaactattttaaatataatataataatatgcatataaacgataattttgtataaagtTCTTATCTGGTGCCTTAGTATGTTGGTTGGTGCCCTGCAGGCAAATAGGTCCACACGGATAGAAATTCGACGactttttctgttaaaaaaagtGGCGGATTCGAGTAAATTCTTTTCACCAAATCCCGCTCGTGCATCggaaaaaatgctatttgTACGTTAACGCAATACCAAATTAGTCTGCAAATCCTGATCACAAAACTACAAACCGATATTGTAAATTAGATGAAAACTGAGAACATTTAACAATGTAAACTGGATGatttattgtcaattttttcaaaataattcgaatgtggaaaatttcaagacgGATGTGTTTCTTTCAGTTATGTGTTATTTTGTACtattattatacaataaatatttttacagttGGActgtttcatgtttttttcCCATTCCTTAACATGCCCTGAAGAACTTCCGTTTAAGGTAATGTGAATAGTAACATTACAAAAccatttacaataaaaatatgtagataGACACATAGAAATGAATTAACTATCCATTATCTTGTGAATATAATAAGTGTTTGTTTTGGGACGTTGTTAAAGCtaaagtgtaaaaaaaatttctttaaaaatatcatatatttaaatatttagttcgTCTTTATGCCACCATAGATTGTTAAGGAAATTAGGATAAAAAATACGTGTGCTTGAATATTAAactaaaagataaaaatagaTTCAAGCTCCAAGATGGAAAGAATTACAGAAAACTTCGAGGAAAAGATGCAAATGAGGGTGGAGCGTAAAACTTAATGTGTTGTCTTGTCACaagaatataaatttgagaatttgccAATGAATTGCCGGCGGTGCAAATATTCCGGTATTTTTCTGCCATATTCCTATTTAGTAATAACCATTAACAGAAAGCAATTTTAAAGCATACTTAAAGTTACGAGACTCCTGTGGTAAGAAATGATCTTTTATTTCTCTTGAACAATTAAATTGATCGAAAGTTGCCGGATTGGGAGGAAACTGCCTGTTCTCGGAGGTGTCTTACCAGGAGCAGCTACTGCAGGGTGGTGCAAGTTTTGTATTGTGATTGGAATTGGCACGTTCGATTTGTATTAATTTCACTTCAAATCTATTTTCGTCAGTGTTACTGtatacttaaatatttatataaatatgcaAACTTGGGAGTGTTTGTTTTTCGTTGGTGTTGGCCATTCAATATTAAGTTTGTTTACCTCCTTATCTGAAAATCGAACCAAAAACGAAGGTAAatgagcaaaaaaaaaacatatcttTACAGGgagctttatttttattttccgttTACTGATTTGTTATAACGTCGAGCTTGCTTCACTTTTTAATTCCTTATTCCCAAGTCTTAATTGTTAACTCGTAATTCATAAGGTGgtctatacatataaacaccTAAttcttaacaattttatattgcCAACTGGCTAATTGgcaggtttttaaaaattactttttgataTTACCTTCCAAGAAGAGATCTACAAGTAGTTTATGTTTATTACATCTAAAATATGAATTGACTTTCTTCTGCGTGCACGTCTGCCCGTCCTCCGTATATGCAACTATGACCTTATTTCTAAGAGTTAAAAATTGGGAACTTTTTATGTTATGCATTAGCGACAACGACTATGAGTTGCGAATTAGG
Proteins encoded in this region:
- the kra gene encoding protein krasavietz, with translation MSQKVEKPVLSGQRIKTRKRDEKERYDPIGFRDAIISGLDKCANDFEAISRYLDGAGNKLDYRRYGECLFDILIAGGILVPGGTLSQEGDGPPKTDACIFNASDEINMEEMKNWEQVFIKLMRRYKYLEKIFQDEIKKILMFVKYFKETDRKKLAAMLALWISNGSVPFAAVLVLNNSHLVKDHLALDFLINIFKYWRTEKGANSLSSAVRKANLEQHFSTFIPDTKQSQVYFRNAFQDNGLDEILKLYEDQHQQAAKKELQTLLADALSEGKQLREVIAEVKEIAQRDNIQEHETVCIIWSTVMDISEWSKKEELVTDQAVRHLKLYTTLFSAFSQGARAELSLLLKVQDYCYSNMTFMRAFQKIIMLFYKTDVISEQTILKWYRQDYNVKGKMMFVDQMKQFVEWLQNAEEESDSEAESD